From the Anaeromyxobacter dehalogenans 2CP-1 genome, the window GGGGCCGAGGCCGCCCTGGCCGCGCTCGGCGAGCTGGGCCTCACCGGCGCCGCGGCGGAGGCGGCCGCCGCGCGCCTGCTCCCGCTGCTCGACCCTGCGCGCGGCGACCCCGGGCTGCGCGCCGCCGCCGCGCGCGCGCTCGCCAGGCTCGGCGCGCCGGGCTCGGCCGGCCCGCTCCGCGACCGCGCCGCGACGCTCTCCGCGCGCCGGGCGGCCGCGCTCGGGCGGCCGGCGCCGGAGGCGCTGCCCGCAGGGGCGGGGACCGCCGCGGCGCGGGCCGGGGCGCGCCCGCCCACCGGCGACGGCGACGCGCGCGAGCTGGGCGCGCTGCTCGCCGCCGCTGGCGGGCTCCGCGCGCCGGGCGCGGAGCCGCTCCTGCTCGAGGCGGTGCGCGATCCGCACGCGGCGGTGCGCACCGGCGCCATCGCCGGCCTGGCGGGGCTGGGCACCGACGCGGCGCTGCGGGCGGTGGCCGCCGCGCTCGACGACGGCGCGCCCGAGGTGCGCCTCTCGGCCGCCGCGGCGCTGGGCCGGGCCGGGCCGCGAGCGGTGCCGGCGCTGGCGCGCGCGGCGGGGCAGGCGGCGCCCGACGACGGCAGCTGGCGCTCCGCGCTCGCGGTGGCGCTGGGCGACGCCGGCGGCGCGAGCGCGGTGGCGCCGCTCACCGCGCTGCTCGAGGGGGCCTCCGCCCCGGCGGCGGCGTTCGCGCTCGGCAAGACCGGCGCGCCCGCCGCGGTGAAGCCGCTGGTGGACTGGCTGGCGCGCCCGGGCTCGCTCGCGGACGCCGAGGCCATCGAGGCGCTCGCGCAGCTCGCCGCCCGCGACGCCGGGCCGGCCATCGCCGCGCAGCTCACCGCCGATCGCGCCGAGGTGCGGGCGGTGGCGGCGCGCGCCATCGGCCGGCTGCGTCACGAGGCGGCCGCGCCGCGGCTGGAGGCGCTGCGGAGCGACTACCACGGTCGCGTCCGACGCGCGGCGGTGGAGGCGCTCTCGCGCCTGCCGGCGGGCGCGCCGCGGATGCGCCGCTGACCGCGGCCTAGAACGCGGCGGGCGGCGGCACGGGCGTGGTGGGCAGGACCGGCGGCGACTGCTGGCCGAACCGCGAGCGGAGCACCGCGCCGAAGGTGATGAGCCAGGTCGCGATCCAGACCAGCGCCCCGACGAACGGGATGTGCGCGAGCACCACGAAGATCGCCGTCCCGAGCGCGAGCTGCAGGACCACGGTGCGGCGCCGCTCCGGCACCGGCAGCGCGCGCCCCACGTGGAAGGTGAGGGCGGTGACGCCGAGGACCCCGGCCGCGATCATCCCCAGGATCTGCACCGGGATGAGCAGGATGCCGACGACCGTGACGGCGAGCAGCACGAGCAGCACCGGCATGGCCACCGTGCCGAGCGTGCCGGCGAGCAGCGACTTGCCCGGGCTCGCGACCATGTAGCTCGCCACCGCCTCCAGCCGCCGGGGGAACAGCGCCAGCACCAGCAGGCCGAGCACGAACAGCACCGCGAAGGAGATGAGCGCCTCGAGCACGGCGACGATGGGCGAGGCCTCGCGGAAGAAGTTGGAGGCGGTGCGGCCGAACACGCCCGGGAGGCTGGGGAACGGGATGGACTTGGTGTCCCCGCCCACGGTGGCGCTCGGGTCCACGATGACGCGCCCGCCGACGCTCACCACGTCCTGCTCCACCGCGGCGCCGGGGCCGATCTCGACGTCCCCGCCCACCGCCACGACGTTGCGCGTGACCGCGCCGCCGGCCAGCCGGACACCGCCGAACACCGAGGAGACGTCGCGCGCCGCGGCCCCGCGGTCGAGCTGCACCGAGCCGAACACCGACGAGACGTCGCGCGCCGCGGCGCCACCCTGCACCTGCACGCTCCCGCGCACCACGTTCACGTCGCGCACGACCTCGCCGGACCGGACCACCACGTCCTGCCCGGTGGACTGCCGATCGCGCCCGCCGCTCTCGTCCACCTCGCGCCCGGCGCGGCGCAGCTCGCGCTCGGCCTGGCGCAGCGCCTCCTCGGCGGAGCGGCGCGCCTCGTCGGCGATGCCCTGGGGGATCCGCAGGCCGAAGCCGCGGCCGGCGCGGATCGTGATGAGCGAGCCGGCCCGCTCCGCGGAGAGCCCCGCCTGCACCAGCACCGCCTGCAGCGCCTCCTCGACCGGGATGTCCACGAAGTGGCCGCTCACGGTCCCGGCCGCCTCGTCGGGGATGACCACGGAGAGCCCGGCGGACTTGCAGATGACCCGGATGGCCTCGGCCACGGGCGTGTGGTCGAAGTCGCCGGTGAAGCGCTTGCCGCTGGGCTTGTCGAACCCCGAGAGCGCCCCGGGCGCCGCGCCGGTCCGCTCGCCGGTCGGCGCGACCACCACCATGTCGCCGGTGCGGGTGGCGACCAGCTCGGTCCCGGCCAGCGCCGCCTTGAGCGCGTCCTCCACCGGCACGTTCCGGAGCTTCAGCACCAGCAGCTTGTTCCCGGTGCGCCCGGTGTTGAGCACCACGTCCCAGCCGGCGGCGTTCGCGATCTCCTCGAGCGCGTCGTCGAGCGAGGTGGTGTCGTCGATCGTGACCCGCTTCCCGGACGGCGCCGGCCACTCACCCTGCAGCACCGACGGCGGGGCCTGGCGCTGGGGCGGCGCGGGCGGGGCCGGCGGCGCGGGGAGGGCCGCCTCGGGCCGGGCGCGCGGCGCGGGCTTCCGGGGCGGCCGCGGCGCCGGGGCGGTCGCCTGCGCGTTCACGACCGGCGGCGGTTCGGGGCTCTCGAGGGTGAGCGCGGCGAGGAGGAGGGCGAAGAGCATTCTGGCTCCGGTCAGGCGAGCTCTGCGCGCGCCGAGGGGATGAGGCGCGAGAGCGCGAACAGCAGCGGGACGGCGAGGACGGCGCACGCGAGCGCGAGCTGGAAGCGGAGCGCCGACAGCAGCGTGGCGGCCAGGCCGGCGCCGAGCCGCAGCGCCTCGCCGGCCGAGCCGAGGCCGCCGGCGAGCCGGCTGGCGGCGGGCGCCCAGGTGCCGGCCCCGGCGGCCACCACGGTGACGCCGATCGCGACGAGCACGGCGGCGAGGATGGCGACGGCGAAGCGCCGCTCGCGCCGGACCGCGTGCTCGCGGGCGTCGATGCGGGAGAGCACGCCGGCGGTGAAGTCGCGCGGCAGCTCCGGGAGCTCGAGGGCGCCGAGCGCCTCGCCCAGCGCGTCGCCGAGCACGCGGTACGACTCGGTGAGCGCCTGGCACTCCGGGCAGCCGCCGGCGTGCGCCAGGACCTCGTCCGCCTCGGCCTCGAGCAGCATCCCGTCCATCAGGCGCTGCGCCTGCGCGTCGGTGAGGTGTCCGGTGAAGGTCGTCATGGCGTGATCTCCGGGGCGCTCGCGTCGAGGGTCGCCTTGAGCCGCGCGCGGGCGCGGTGCAGCCAGGTCATCACGGTGCCGATGGGGACGTCCATGGCGGCGGCGATCTCCTTGTAGGAGAGGTGCTCCACGTGAAAGAGGTGCACGACCTCGCGGTAGTTCGCCGGCAGGGCCGCGACCGCGGCCTCGATCGTGCGCGCCAGCTCGCGGCGCTCCAGCGCGTCGTCGCCGCGGGGCGCGTCCGGGTCGGCGAGGTCGCGCGGCGCGCCGTCCTCCGGGTCCGCGTCCAGCTCGACCCGCTGCGCCTGCGGCAGGCGCCGGCGGAGCACGTCGAGGCAGTGGTTGCGGGCGATGCGCAGCAGCCAGGGCGCGAACGGCTGCGAGGCATCGAACGCGGCCAGGCTCGCGTAGGCGCGCGCGAACGCCTCCTGGGCGGCGTCCTGCGCCTCGTCCTGGTCCCGCAGCAGCCGGACGCAGAGGGCGAACACCGTGCGCTTGTGCAGGTCCACCAGCCGTGAGAAGGCCTGCCGGTCGCCTCGCGCGGCCGCCCGCGTCCACGCGGCCTCGCCGGACAGTGAGGGACCCAACGAGCGCTCCTCTGCGGGACAGGTGAGCGCGAAAGCTAGATCGGGGAGTGCGGCCACCGCAACCATGCAGAACCCTACGGAGAACGGCGGGTCCTATTTCGGCGGAGCGGCCGATCTCACGCTCCGTCCCGCCCTGCCTGGGGTGCTTCCCGGGAGGCGTCAAAAGCCGCTGTCATCCCAACGAGTTGAAGGCTACCCGATCAGCCCGAGCCGGTGCTCCAGGAGCAGGATCCCGAGCCCGGCGGCCACCGTCGCGGCCGTGATCACCGCGCCCGCGCGGAAGAAGCGCCAGAAGCCGATGCGGCCGCGCGCGCCGGCCAGCTCGAGGACGATGACGTTCGCGACCGAGCCGACGATGGTCAGGTTGCCCGCCAGCGTGGCGCACAGCGCGGTGGCGAGCCAGAGCAGGGTGGGATCGGCGAGCCGGGGGATCCACTCGCCGGCCAGGATCACGAACGGCACGTTCGAGACCACCTGCGACGCCGCGATCGAGAACAGGCCGAACACCGCCGACTGGCGCGCCGGATCCGCCCCGAGCAGCGGGGCCACCGCCTGGTACATCCGCTCGGTCACGCCGGCCCGCCCGATGCCCGCCACCACCACGAACAGCCCGGCGAAGAACACGAGCAGCGGCCAGTCCACCCGCTGCAGCGCCTCCCGCGGCGCGCGCCCGGCCACCGCCATGCAGAGCGCCGCCGCGAACAGCGCGGTCCAGGCGAGCTCGAGGCCGAGCAGGAACCCCGCCACCGCCACCGCCAGCGCGCCGAGCGCCTTCGCGAGCAGCGCCCGGTCCACCTCGGGCGCCGCCGGCCGGCCGCCGGTGAGCGCGCCGCGGGGCAGGACGCGGCGGAACAGCGCGTGGAGCAGCGCGGCCACCAGCAGGAGCGAGGCGAGCGCCGGGAGCGCCAGCGCCGCGGCGAAGCGGCCGTAGCCGATGCCCGAGAGCGTCCCGACGATCATGTTCTGCGGGTTGCCGGTGAGCGTGGCCGCCGAGCCCGCGTTCGACCCGAACGCGACCGCCAGCAGGTACGGCAGCGGCGGCAGGTCCGCGTCGTCCACCATCCGCAGCACGAGCGGGGTCATCATCAGGCAGACGGTGTCGTTCACGAGCAGCGCCGAGAGCGCACCGGCGGTGAACACCACGCCCCAGAGGAGCGTCCGCGGCGTCCCGGCCGCGCGCAGCACCCTCCAGCTGGCCCACCGAAAGAACCCCGCCTCCCCCAGGTAGGCGGTCAGGACCATCATCCCGAGGAGCAGGCCCAGCGTCTCGCCGTTCACCGCCGCGCCGCCCTCCGCCGGCGTGAGCACGCCCAGCGCGACCATCAGGACGGCGCCGAGCAGGGCGGCCGCGGGGCGATCCACCGAGAGATAGGGGAAGCGTCCCGCGGCGACGGCCACGTAGGTGAGGGCGAACACGGCGACGGCGGCGATCACCCGCGCCTTGTAGCACGCCCCGGGGAGGGGGCGGCCGGCCCAGCCCACGCACCGCTTAACGCCGCGGCGTCGCCGGACTACATTGCGCCGATGCCGGCGGATCTCCCCATCGTGCTGGACGGCAGCGCCGGCGAGGGCGGCGGCCAGATCCTGCGCACCGCGCTCGCGCTGTCGGCGGTCACCGGGCGGCCGTTCACCATCGAGCGCATCCGCGAGCACCGGCTCAAGCCGGGGCTGCGCCCGCAGCACCGCGAGGCGGCGCGCGCCACCGCCCGGATCGTGGAGGCGGAGCTCGCGGGCGACGAGGTCGGCTCGAGCGCGCTCGAGTTCCGGCCGCGCCACGCGCCGCGCGCGGGCGACTGGGCCTTCGACATCGGGACCGCCGGCTCGACGCCGCTCCTGTTCCAGACGGTGTGCTGGCCGCTGGCGCTGGCCGGCGCACCCTCCACGCTCACCCTGCGCGGCGGGACGCACCAGGACCACGCGCCCACGTTCCACTACCTGGCGCTGGTGTGGGCGCCGGCGGTGGCGCGGCTCGGGTTCCGGTTCGGGCTGGAGCTGCAGGCGGCCGGGTTCTACCCCGAGGGCGGCGGCGAGATGACCGCCCGCATCGAGCCGGCGCACCCGATGCCGCCGCTCGACGTGCGCCACCGCGGCACGCTGCAGGACGTCGAGGTGGTGTCGATGGTGGGCGGGCTCGGCTTCGAGATCGCCGAGCGGCAGGCGGCGCGCGCGCTGCGCGGCCTGCGCGACGCGGGCATCCCCGCGGAGGCCGAGCGGGTGCCGGTGCCCTCGCGCGC encodes:
- a CDS encoding anti-sigma factor family protein: MTTFTGHLTDAQAQRLMDGMLLEAEADEVLAHAGGCPECQALTESYRVLGDALGEALGALELPELPRDFTAGVLSRIDAREHAVRRERRFAVAILAAVLVAIGVTVVAAGAGTWAPAASRLAGGLGSAGEALRLGAGLAATLLSALRFQLALACAVLAVPLLFALSRLIPSARAELA
- the rtcA gene encoding RNA 3'-terminal phosphate cyclase; its protein translation is MPADLPIVLDGSAGEGGGQILRTALALSAVTGRPFTIERIREHRLKPGLRPQHREAARATARIVEAELAGDEVGSSALEFRPRHAPRAGDWAFDIGTAGSTPLLFQTVCWPLALAGAPSTLTLRGGTHQDHAPTFHYLALVWAPAVARLGFRFGLELQAAGFYPEGGGEMTARIEPAHPMPPLDVRHRGTLQDVEVVSMVGGLGFEIAERQAARALRGLRDAGIPAEAERVPVPSRASRGGHVLLVSTFERTRTGHGAVSARERSPEEVADLAVEGLRDHLRGGAAVDLHLGDQLLLPAALAAAGILPAAPGVVPVTRYSVATITRHLTTNAEVIRRFLDVEIAVDGGEGQEGEVRVQPPGARGDVVPIGR
- a CDS encoding HEAT repeat domain-containing protein, whose protein sequence is MSRVPAAATFAARPCRAGLAALLAACLACGGGDLGSPDPARRAAAVRAAGARGGADALATLLVAQRDGSAEVRRAAAEAFAARGGAEGAEALGALLADPDATVAAAAARGLAGMPDQPRARGALRVAYADASPEGRAAIADALDAVGVSLREAVEQEARTLWERNLAALGGRGPARAGAAEELGASGRAEVVARLVPLLDPARNADRALAAGAARGLGEAGDWAARPALEGLLRSPDPELIEAGAGGLGRLGDPGATAALEAVALASSGRIAAAAADALAALPEALEVGAALCEVAVRSADPAVAARAAREVRLREADCPARPFLARLGRPGAEAALAALGELGLTGAAAEAAAARLLPLLDPARGDPGLRAAAARALARLGAPGSAGPLRDRAATLSARRAAALGRPAPEALPAGAGTAAARAGARPPTGDGDARELGALLAAAGGLRAPGAEPLLLEAVRDPHAAVRTGAIAGLAGLGTDAALRAVAAALDDGAPEVRLSAAAALGRAGPRAVPALARAAGQAAPDDGSWRSALAVALGDAGGASAVAPLTALLEGASAPAAAFALGKTGAPAAVKPLVDWLARPGSLADAEAIEALAQLAARDAGPAIAAQLTADRAEVRAVAARAIGRLRHEAAAPRLEALRSDYHGRVRRAAVEALSRLPAGAPRMRR
- a CDS encoding STN domain-containing protein, with amino-acid sequence MLFALLLAALTLESPEPPPVVNAQATAPAPRPPRKPAPRARPEAALPAPPAPPAPPQRQAPPSVLQGEWPAPSGKRVTIDDTTSLDDALEEIANAAGWDVVLNTGRTGNKLLVLKLRNVPVEDALKAALAGTELVATRTGDMVVVAPTGERTGAAPGALSGFDKPSGKRFTGDFDHTPVAEAIRVICKSAGLSVVIPDEAAGTVSGHFVDIPVEEALQAVLVQAGLSAERAGSLITIRAGRGFGLRIPQGIADEARRSAEEALRQAERELRRAGREVDESGGRDRQSTGQDVVVRSGEVVRDVNVVRGSVQVQGGAAARDVSSVFGSVQLDRGAAARDVSSVFGGVRLAGGAVTRNVVAVGGDVEIGPGAAVEQDVVSVGGRVIVDPSATVGGDTKSIPFPSLPGVFGRTASNFFREASPIVAVLEALISFAVLFVLGLLVLALFPRRLEAVASYMVASPGKSLLAGTLGTVAMPVLLVLLAVTVVGILLIPVQILGMIAAGVLGVTALTFHVGRALPVPERRRTVVLQLALGTAIFVVLAHIPFVGALVWIATWLITFGAVLRSRFGQQSPPVLPTTPVPPPAAF
- a CDS encoding RNA polymerase sigma factor — protein: MGPSLSGEAAWTRAAARGDRQAFSRLVDLHKRTVFALCVRLLRDQDEAQDAAQEAFARAYASLAAFDASQPFAPWLLRIARNHCLDVLRRRLPQAQRVELDADPEDGAPRDLADPDAPRGDDALERRELARTIEAAVAALPANYREVVHLFHVEHLSYKEIAAAMDVPIGTVMTWLHRARARLKATLDASAPEITP
- a CDS encoding SLC13 family permease — its product is MGWAGRPLPGACYKARVIAAVAVFALTYVAVAAGRFPYLSVDRPAAALLGAVLMVALGVLTPAEGGAAVNGETLGLLLGMMVLTAYLGEAGFFRWASWRVLRAAGTPRTLLWGVVFTAGALSALLVNDTVCLMMTPLVLRMVDDADLPPLPYLLAVAFGSNAGSAATLTGNPQNMIVGTLSGIGYGRFAAALALPALASLLLVAALLHALFRRVLPRGALTGGRPAAPEVDRALLAKALGALAVAVAGFLLGLELAWTALFAAALCMAVAGRAPREALQRVDWPLLVFFAGLFVVVAGIGRAGVTERMYQAVAPLLGADPARQSAVFGLFSIAASQVVSNVPFVILAGEWIPRLADPTLLWLATALCATLAGNLTIVGSVANVIVLELAGARGRIGFWRFFRAGAVITAATVAAGLGILLLEHRLGLIG